The following nucleotide sequence is from Achromobacter spanius.
CGCCGATACGCCCGGCGCGGGCAGGAAGGTGGATGCCTGGCGGTTGCCGAAGGTGATGGTGCCGGTCTTGTCCAGCAGCAGCACGTCCACGTCGCCGGCCGCTTCGACCGCGCGGCCGGACGTGGCGATGACGTTGGCGCTCATCATGCGGCTCATGCCCGCCACGCCAATGGCCGACAGCAGGCCACCGATGGTGGTCGGGATCAGGCAGACCAGCAGCGCCACCAGTACCGTCACCGTGACCACCGCGCCGCCACCCGCCGCGCTGACCGCGTAGATGGAGAACGGCATCAAGGTCACCACCACCAGCAGGAACACCACGGTCAGCCCCACCAGCAGGATGGTCAACGCCAGTTCGTTGGGTGTCTTCTGGCGCTTGGCGCCTTCCACCATAGAGATCATGCGGTCCAGGAAGCTCTCGCCGGGGTCGGCCGCGATGCGAACGAAGATCCAGTCGGACAGCACCCGAGTGCCGCCCGTGACGGACGAGAAATCGCCGCCCGACTCACGGATGACGGGCGCGGATTCCCCGGTGATGGCGCTTTCATCCACGGAAGCGACGCCGGCGATGACTTGGCCGTCGCCGGGGATGGTGTCGCCCGCTTCGACCAGCACCACGTCATTGCGCCGCAGCAGTCCCGAGGCCTGGCTCGTGGCCTGGCCGCGCCATTGGTCCGGGTGCGCATCGCGGACATCCACGTCGCGAAAGCCCTTGAGCAAACGCGCATTGATGGTGGTGCGCAAACCGCGCAGGGTCGCGGCCTGCTGCTTGCCGCGGCCTTCCGCCAGCGCTTCGGCGAAGTTGGCGAACAGCACCGTGAACCACAGCCATACGGCGATGGCCAGGATGAAGCCCGCCGGGGCTTCGGCCTGGCCGCGCAGGGCCATGACCCACAGGACGGTGGTCAGGATGCTGCCCACGTACACGACGAACATGACGGGATTCTTCAACTGCGCGGCGGGCGACAGCTTGCGCAGGCTATCCAGCAGAGCGGGCGCGACGAGTGATCGTGACCACATGCCGAAGGGACGCTCTTGCGGATCGATCGCGGGGGCGTGGGCGGCGGCGCCGCCTGCGCTTGAGGTTGGCATTTCAATCTTGGCCATGTTGTTTCCTAGCCTGTTGCATTCAGGGTTGCAGGTGTTCGGCGACGGGCCCCAAGGCCAGCGCCGGCACATACGTCAGCGCGCCCACCAGCAGCACCGCGCCGATCAGCAGCACCACAAAGAGGGGGCCGGTGGTGGGCATGCTGCCGGGGCCGGCGGGCAAGCGCCGCTTGGCCGCCAGCGAGCCGGCCATGGCCAGCACCGCGACGATCACGGCGAAGCGGCCGAACCACATGGCAATGCCCAGCAGCACGTTGTAGAAAGGCGTATTCGCGGACAGCCCGGCAAAGGCGCTGCCGTTGTTGTTGGCCGCCGAGGACAGTGCATACAGAATTTCCGAGAAGCCGTGGATGCCCGGATTCAGCACGCCAGCCTGTCCGGCTGAGAGGGAGACGGCCAGGGCAGTTCCGCCCAGCACCAGCAAGGGCGTGGTGAGGATGATGATGGACACCATCTTCATGTCGTAGGCTTCGATCTTCTTACCCAGGTATTCCGGGGTGCGGCCAATCATCAGGCCGGCGATAAAGACCGCCAGCACCGCAAAGGCCAGCATGCCGTACAGCCCCGAGCCCACGCCTCCGTAGACCACTTCGCCCAACTGCATCTGCAGCATCGGCGGCAGCCCGCCCAGGGCGCTGAATGAGTCATGCATGCCGTTCACGGCGCCGCAGGAAGCCGCCGTGGTGATGATGGCAAAGAGCGAGGTGGCCGCGATGCCAAAGCGCGACTCTTTGCCTTCCATGTTGCCGCCCGGTGTCAATGCGGAAAGCGCGCTGTCCGCGCCAGCTTGCGCTGCCATGGGGTTGGGCTGCTGTTCGAAATAGGCGGTGGTCAGCGCGAAGACGGCGAACAGCACCGTCATGGCCGCCAGGATGGCGATACCCTGGCGGCGGCTGCCGACCATTTCGCCAAACGCAAAGCAGAGCGCGGCGGGAATGGCCAGTATGGCCAGCATCTCCAGGAAGTTCGACAGCGGCGTGGGGTTCTCGAACGGATGCGCCGAGTTTGTATTGAAGAAGCCGCCGCCATTGGTGCCCAGCAGCTTGATGGCTTCCTGCGAGGCCACGGGACCCATCGCCAGCGTCTGCGTCGAGGTAGTCACGGGATCCATCAAGGGCTGGCCCGCGGCATCAAGCACGGGCTGGCCTTCCGCATTCATGCGCGGCTGCTCGTAATGCAGGGTTTGTACGGTTTGTACGTCTTGATAGGGGCTGAAGTTCTGGATGACGCCCTGGCTTACCAGTGCAAGCGCCAGTACGAAGGACAGCGGCAGCAGCACATACATCGTGCAACGGACCATATCCGCCCAGAAGTTGCCGATCGTGGCGGAGCTGTGCCGCGACAAACCGCGTATCAGCGCAAACAACACGGCGATGCCGGTGGCGGCGGACACGAAGTTCTGCACCGTCAGCGCCAGCATCTGCGTCAGGTAGCTCATCGTGGATTCGCCGCCATAGCCTTGCCAGTTGGTGTTGGTGACAAAGCTGATGGCGGTGTTGAGCGCCGAATCCGGGGTGACGGGGCCCATGGCGGCGGGATTCAGCGGCAGCATGCCTTGCAAGCGTTGCAGGCCATAGACCATCGCAACGCCGATCAAGTTGAAGGCCAGCACTGCCAGCGCATAGCGCTTCCAACCCATTTCGGCCTGCGGGTCGATGCCGGCAAGCCGATAAATGCCGCGTTCCAGGGGGCGGCCCCAGGCGGTCAGCCTGGATTGACCGTTTTCCATGGCAATGCGGATATAGCGCCCCAGCAGCGGCGCGATCGCAAGCAGGACTGCCAGGTACAAGACCAGCAGTCCGATGAATTCGGCGGTCATCAGAATTTCTCCGGTTTGAACAGCGCCACCAGCAGGTAGACGAACAGCGCCGCGGCCGTCAGGCCGCTGAATGCATAGAGCCAGTTCATGACGGCTCTCCCGACGACAAGCCGGCGCAGAACTGCAACAGGCCGAATGTCAGCCCAGCCATGACGGCAAAGGCGGCGATATAGATGGCATCCACGTTTTTCCTCCCGGGAGCGGCGCTCCCTTCGAACGACGGGCCTGCGCGGCAAAAGCGGATGCGCGCCGGGGCAGGCCAGGTGACCAAAGCAGGACACCGGCAGGTTACGGAGCGGGGGGTAAAAACGGGATATAGCTTCGCGGGCGGGGTGTAAACAAGAAATAAACGTCGCCGGAATCCATGCGGCCCCTGGTGAAATACAGCCGCCCGCATGCCGGGCGCGCCGCGCCCGATTCCGGGCATGACGTGGTGGCAAGCGTCATATTCCGGGACGGGAGAGATTCCTGAATTCGGCTCAATTCCGGGATTTCAGCCAGAAAATCCCAATATTTAGAACTTTGTGGTCATTTCGCACCATGATGGGGCATGGAATATGTAAATGAATGCTCCGTCTTAGGGCATTCCCCTAGTGTGACAATCCCGCACATGGTGCAGAATCTCTTCCCATGCAGGTGAGGAGACAAAGCCCTGCATGGGCAAATACCGGCGGCACCGGTACATAAAAAAAGTAAAGCAGTACTCAAAAAAAGCAAAACGCACAACGGCTGGCACCAGGCAGTGCCAGCCGTTGTCGCATAAAAAGCCTGAATTTCTGCCGCAAGGGCTTTTCAGACGCAGCGTTTCGCGCTATCCAGGTAGGGTCTGAAAACATCCTAGCTATGCCGAAATCCAGCGCACCTCTTTCTGTTTCCACCCCGACTCCCTATTGGCGCCGCAACTTGCGGCTGATTCTGTTGCTGCTTGCCGTCTGGGCGGCGCTGACATTCGTGCCCACCTTCTTTGCGCGCTGGCTCAGCTTTGATTTCATCGGCTGGCCGTTCGCCTTCTGGATGGCGGCTTATGGCGCACCCCTGGCTTACCTGGTCATCATTGGTATCTACGCCCGGATCATGAACAGCGCTGATGAGTTGGCTGAAGAGCAAGCCGACTCTGCCGGGGGAGACCGCTGATGCCGTTTTTCAGCGGGGACACGCCCCAGGAATTCAGGATCCGGCTGCGGCGTATCTACGTGCTGTACACGGCGGGTTTTGCGCTGATGATCCTGATGCTGGCGCTGGCCGAAGTGCTGGGCATGCCGCGCAACTGGATCGGCTATGTGTTCCTGCTGGTCACGGTGAGCCTGTACGCGGGTATCGGCATCGTCTGCCGCACGTCCGATCAGGTGGAATACTACGTGGCCGGGCGGCGCGTGCCCGCCATCTACAACGGCATGGCCACCGCCGCCGACTGGATGTCGGTAGCGTCCTTCATCGGCGTGGCGGGCACGCTGTACCTGACGGGATATGGCGGCCTGGCCTACATCATGGGCTGGACGGGCGGCTATGTGCTGGTCGCCACGCTGCTGGCGCCGTACCTGCGGCGTTTCGGGCAATACACCATCCCCGACTTCATGGGCGCGCGCTACGGCGGCAACATGCCGCGCCTGGCCGGCGTGGCCTGCGCCATCCTGTGCTCGTTCACGTATCTGGTGGCGCAGATCTACGGGGTGGGCATCATCACCACGCGCATGACCGGCATTTCTTTCGAGCTGGGTATTTTCGTTGCGCTGGGCGGCATGCTGGTGTGTTCGTTCCTGGGCGGCATGCGTGCCGTTACGTGGACGCAGGTGGGGCAGTACATCATTCTGGTCATTGCCTACCTGGTGCCGGTGGTGTGGTTGTCGGTCAAGCATACGAACATGCCCGTGCCGCAGTTGTCCGCCGGCGTGGTGCTGCAGCAGGTGACCGAAAAAGAGGTCTATCTGCAGAACGATCCCTCCGAAATCGAGGCGCGCGGGCTGTGGCAGCAGCATGCCGATGAGATGGCCAAGCGGGTGCAGGCGCTGCCGGAATCCTGGACGCTGGAAAAAGACAAGCTGCGCAGCCGTCTGGCGCAATTGAACGCGTCCGACGCGCCCATGGTCGACATCCGTTCGGTCGAGCGCGAACTGGCGGCTTACCCCGCCAGCGTTGAAGATGCGCGCGTGGCCTGGTCGCAGGCGCGCGCCACCTACGAGGCGCGGGCCGCGCCGGCCACGCCGCACGCCGAACCGTTCCCGGCCAAAGACCCCGAAGAACAGCGCAACATGCGCGTCAACTTCCTGGCGCTGGTGCTGTGCCTCATGCTGGGCACGGCGGGCATGCCGCACATTTTGATGCGCTCATACACCACGCCCTCGGTGATCGAGGCGCGCAAATCGGTGTGCTGGTCGCTGCTGTTCATCCTGCTGCTGTACTTCATGGCGCCCGCGCTGGCGCTGCTGGTCAAGTACGAGGTCTATACCCAAGTGGTGGGCTCCAACTTCCTGAGCCTGCCCAACTGGGTGCACGCCTGGAGCGCGGTCGACAGCAACCTGCTGGATGTCACCGACATCAACCGCGACGGCGTGGTGCAGCTAAGCGAAATCAGCATTGGGGCGGACGTCGTGGTGCTGGCCATGCCGGAAATCGGCGGCCTGCCTTATGTGATCTCGGGCCTGGTCGCGGCGGGCGGCTTGGCCGCGGCCCTGTCCACGGCCGACGGGCTGCTGCTGACTTTGTCCAATTCCTTGTCGCATGACATGTGGTACCGGATGGTGTCCCCGCGCATGTCGGCCGCGCGCCGGGTGATGGTGTCGAAGATCCTGCTGCTGGTGGTGGCGTTTGGCGCGGCTTGGGTAGCGGCGCGCAAACCCGCCGACATTCTGTTCATGGTGTCGGCGGCGTTCTCGTTCGCGGCCTCGTCGTTCTTTCCCGCGCTGGTGATGGGCGTGTTCTGGCGCCGCGCCAACAAATGGGGCGCTACCTTGGGCATGGCGGCGGGCTTGTTGGTGACCTTCGCCTATATGACCTACACGCATCCGTGGCTGCGTGAATCGGTGCTGGGCATTTCGCGCTCGCAGCCGGTGGATTTGTGGTGGGGCATACAGCCGATCGCGGCGGGCGTGTTCGGGGCGCCGGTGGCCTTTCTGACGATCATCGTGGTGTCCTTGCTGACCCCTCCACCCGACAGCGCGACGGTGGCGCTGGTGGATTATCTGCGCCGCCCTGGCGCGACCCGGCCGCCCGCCGAAAGTACCTAGAGATCAGCTAAGAACGCCTAAGGGGCTTTGCAGGCGTTCGGTTGGCGGTTATCGGGGTTTGTGCAGGCCTGCCAGACCGGGTCGGGCAGGGCTTGCAGCAGGGTGTAGATCTGCCCCGGCGCCCACAGCCATTGCACGCCGCCGGGGTGTCGGCCCGCTGCCTCCCAGACCTGACGGCGCTGTGCGGCGCTTAGCGTGAAGCGGCCATTCGGGCCGCTGTTGCCCTGCGCGAGCACGGCGGTGGGATCCCGGCGGGCGGCGTAGACCTCGCGACCATCTCCCTTGGGCTGCACGATGGCCCAGTCGTAGTGGAACGACGCCAATGCCGGCGCCGCCCAGTCCGGGCCGGGCAGCACCAGGATGGAATATTCCGACGCGTGCTCCAGGTGGGGCAAGCCCAGCACCACCTTGTCGTTGTCCCAATCCAGCCGTTGGCGCAGAGTGCGCTGGCCAGGCTTGCCTTGCGTGTCGAACTCCCTGACCTCAATCGCGTCGCCTTGCCTTTCCACGTAGGAAATCGTGCGCAGCAGGCGGCCTGCCGTATTGTGCACATAGCGCATCAGTGGCTGCGAGGGTTTGTTGCAGGCCTTGGCGCCATGTTCGGCCAGCCAGCCGTTGCGGTCATAACGCAGGCAGTAATGTTGGGTGGGGTTGGAGCGGCCCGCCGCATTACGCGAGC
It contains:
- the kdpB gene encoding potassium-transporting ATPase subunit KdpB is translated as MAKIEMPTSSAGGAAAHAPAIDPQERPFGMWSRSLVAPALLDSLRKLSPAAQLKNPVMFVVYVGSILTTVLWVMALRGQAEAPAGFILAIAVWLWFTVLFANFAEALAEGRGKQQAATLRGLRTTINARLLKGFRDVDVRDAHPDQWRGQATSQASGLLRRNDVVLVEAGDTIPGDGQVIAGVASVDESAITGESAPVIRESGGDFSSVTGGTRVLSDWIFVRIAADPGESFLDRMISMVEGAKRQKTPNELALTILLVGLTVVFLLVVVTLMPFSIYAVSAAGGGAVVTVTVLVALLVCLIPTTIGGLLSAIGVAGMSRMMSANVIATSGRAVEAAGDVDVLLLDKTGTITFGNRQASTFLPAPGVSARELADAARLASLADETPEGRSIVALADKTTHAPAARVEDAEFVPFTAQSRMSGVNLGERMIRKGAVDAVQSWLQELGASVPETVRHQAEDVARRGSTPLLVSDGNRALGVVELKDIVKPGIQARFAELRRMGIKTVMITGDNKLTAASIAAEAGVDDFLAEATPEAKLQLIRAYQAEGRLVAMTGDGTNDAPALAQADVAVAMNSGTQAAKEAGNMVDLDSNPTKLIEIVEIGKQMLMTRGALTTFSVANDVAKYFAIIPAAFATVFPQLNVLNIMHLTTPASAILSAVIFNALIIVVLIPLALKGVRYRPLGASMLLRRNLLIYGLGGLLVPFVGIKLIDMVLAALGWT
- the kdpA gene encoding potassium-transporting ATPase subunit KdpA; amino-acid sequence: MTAEFIGLLVLYLAVLLAIAPLLGRYIRIAMENGQSRLTAWGRPLERGIYRLAGIDPQAEMGWKRYALAVLAFNLIGVAMVYGLQRLQGMLPLNPAAMGPVTPDSALNTAISFVTNTNWQGYGGESTMSYLTQMLALTVQNFVSAATGIAVLFALIRGLSRHSSATIGNFWADMVRCTMYVLLPLSFVLALALVSQGVIQNFSPYQDVQTVQTLHYEQPRMNAEGQPVLDAAGQPLMDPVTTSTQTLAMGPVASQEAIKLLGTNGGGFFNTNSAHPFENPTPLSNFLEMLAILAIPAALCFAFGEMVGSRRQGIAILAAMTVLFAVFALTTAYFEQQPNPMAAQAGADSALSALTPGGNMEGKESRFGIAATSLFAIITTAASCGAVNGMHDSFSALGGLPPMLQMQLGEVVYGGVGSGLYGMLAFAVLAVFIAGLMIGRTPEYLGKKIEAYDMKMVSIIILTTPLLVLGGTALAVSLSAGQAGVLNPGIHGFSEILYALSSAANNNGSAFAGLSANTPFYNVLLGIAMWFGRFAVIVAVLAMAGSLAAKRRLPAGPGSMPTTGPLFVVLLIGAVLLVGALTYVPALALGPVAEHLQP
- the kdpF gene encoding K(+)-transporting ATPase subunit F, translated to MNWLYAFSGLTAAALFVYLLVALFKPEKF
- a CDS encoding DUF4212 domain-containing protein gives rise to the protein MPKSSAPLSVSTPTPYWRRNLRLILLLLAVWAALTFVPTFFARWLSFDFIGWPFAFWMAAYGAPLAYLVIIGIYARIMNSADELAEEQADSAGGDR
- a CDS encoding sodium:solute symporter family protein, whose protein sequence is MPFFSGDTPQEFRIRLRRIYVLYTAGFALMILMLALAEVLGMPRNWIGYVFLLVTVSLYAGIGIVCRTSDQVEYYVAGRRVPAIYNGMATAADWMSVASFIGVAGTLYLTGYGGLAYIMGWTGGYVLVATLLAPYLRRFGQYTIPDFMGARYGGNMPRLAGVACAILCSFTYLVAQIYGVGIITTRMTGISFELGIFVALGGMLVCSFLGGMRAVTWTQVGQYIILVIAYLVPVVWLSVKHTNMPVPQLSAGVVLQQVTEKEVYLQNDPSEIEARGLWQQHADEMAKRVQALPESWTLEKDKLRSRLAQLNASDAPMVDIRSVERELAAYPASVEDARVAWSQARATYEARAAPATPHAEPFPAKDPEEQRNMRVNFLALVLCLMLGTAGMPHILMRSYTTPSVIEARKSVCWSLLFILLLYFMAPALALLVKYEVYTQVVGSNFLSLPNWVHAWSAVDSNLLDVTDINRDGVVQLSEISIGADVVVLAMPEIGGLPYVISGLVAAGGLAAALSTADGLLLTLSNSLSHDMWYRMVSPRMSAARRVMVSKILLLVVAFGAAWVAARKPADILFMVSAAFSFAASSFFPALVMGVFWRRANKWGATLGMAAGLLVTFAYMTYTHPWLRESVLGISRSQPVDLWWGIQPIAAGVFGAPVAFLTIIVVSLLTPPPDSATVALVDYLRRPGATRPPAEST